A stretch of the Filimonas lacunae genome encodes the following:
- a CDS encoding TerD family protein → MKGLLQVSLRQKALFVPAAARKVQAGSLTGTCAVLVANLAKLGYGVSPDLLYALGGATPAYHAQVLATMKEVMGVNKNWAPLVKDWGNATGENLLDHIITYFTNLFQGKGTRLECGHIIPANTFPLERYNGCPYCGMPFITEELKLTKNNGKLKVLELWTEKDAEAFLYDLLLSKTALDATQTESLNALLDVFPLPMVDIAMKETRMAVIDKLVALDKAQDAQALFSSPADIMRYLWFKHTGFLQIIEPAVMAKRYVRNRTVANKLQAKEKLKLKYTRKQSVVIAQWLNHLPMSDNAMCEVMHAKRAMWVRFIRALRLPEYSQRAGFEKLKSVLDKFYNEEYSVWQGQVNKGRNQYDADATFQLLKQRPGLFARSLFANMLWFGKEETAVAFADIIDKVPARLLITLDMYAEDYFTKNSTRVVKPLGGIQKVVPGNILLSIYEQDDLDAMRKEVRALCLLAVKKRFEKIPNSNKSMFIAPELFQIPLSIGDRSSSVQDMPAALMGTRFKLESNTVRLFMQWGTGLAAAHLDMDLSCLVTYASSVDRCSYSSLVITGCKHSGDIRSIPDKVGTAEYIEIDTAVLRKAGAGYVIFSCNAYTAGAITPNLVVGWMNSRHPMKISERTGVAYNPAHVQHQVRVVNKLDKGLVFGVLDVERNEVVWLEMPFDGPIVQCMDTNGVTLLLRKLAAKTTIGQLLTMKAAAQQLALANAAEEADEVYSKEWAFNTAAVTQLLID, encoded by the coding sequence CAGGCACTTGTGCTGTGCTGGTGGCTAACCTGGCTAAACTGGGTTATGGCGTGTCGCCTGATCTGTTGTATGCATTAGGCGGTGCTACGCCTGCTTATCATGCGCAGGTGCTGGCTACTATGAAAGAGGTGATGGGCGTAAACAAAAACTGGGCGCCGCTGGTGAAAGATTGGGGTAATGCTACCGGTGAAAACTTGCTGGATCATATTATCACCTACTTTACCAATCTGTTCCAGGGTAAAGGAACCCGCCTGGAGTGTGGGCATATTATACCTGCCAATACTTTTCCATTAGAGCGTTATAACGGATGCCCTTATTGCGGTATGCCTTTTATTACAGAAGAATTGAAGCTGACCAAAAACAATGGTAAGCTGAAAGTGCTGGAATTGTGGACAGAGAAAGATGCGGAAGCATTTTTATATGATCTGCTGTTGTCTAAAACGGCACTGGATGCTACACAAACAGAAAGCCTGAATGCATTGCTGGATGTTTTTCCATTACCAATGGTAGATATTGCGATGAAGGAAACCCGTATGGCGGTGATTGATAAACTGGTGGCTTTGGATAAAGCACAGGATGCTCAGGCTTTGTTTAGCAGCCCTGCTGATATCATGCGTTACCTGTGGTTTAAGCATACTGGTTTTTTGCAGATCATAGAGCCTGCTGTAATGGCCAAACGTTATGTGCGTAACAGAACAGTAGCGAACAAATTACAGGCGAAAGAAAAGCTGAAACTGAAATATACCCGGAAGCAAAGTGTGGTGATAGCACAGTGGTTAAACCACCTGCCTATGAGCGATAATGCTATGTGTGAAGTAATGCATGCTAAAAGAGCTATGTGGGTGCGTTTTATACGTGCATTGCGTTTGCCGGAGTATAGCCAGCGTGCTGGTTTTGAAAAACTGAAATCGGTATTGGATAAGTTCTATAACGAAGAGTATAGTGTATGGCAGGGTCAGGTGAATAAGGGGAGAAATCAGTATGATGCTGATGCTACTTTTCAACTGTTGAAACAACGTCCGGGTTTATTTGCGCGTTCGCTGTTTGCCAATATGCTGTGGTTTGGAAAAGAAGAGACGGCAGTTGCATTTGCAGATATTATTGATAAGGTGCCTGCACGCTTGTTAATAACGCTGGATATGTATGCAGAAGACTATTTTACTAAAAACAGCACACGTGTAGTAAAGCCTTTAGGAGGTATTCAGAAAGTGGTACCAGGGAATATATTGTTAAGCATATATGAACAGGACGATCTGGATGCTATGCGTAAAGAAGTAAGAGCATTGTGTTTGCTGGCGGTGAAAAAGCGTTTTGAAAAAATACCTAACAGTAACAAAAGCATGTTCATTGCTCCAGAATTATTCCAGATTCCATTGTCCATAGGCGATAGAAGCAGCAGTGTGCAGGATATGCCGGCGGCATTAATGGGTACCCGTTTTAAACTGGAAAGCAATACGGTTCGTTTGTTTATGCAGTGGGGTACAGGGTTGGCAGCCGCTCACCTGGATATGGATTTAAGCTGCCTGGTTACTTATGCTAGCAGCGTGGATAGATGTTCTTATAGCTCGTTGGTAATAACTGGTTGTAAGCATAGCGGAGATATCCGGTCTATTCCTGATAAAGTAGGTACAGCCGAATATATAGAAATAGATACGGCAGTATTACGAAAAGCAGGTGCGGGTTATGTGATATTCTCCTGTAACGCCTATACTGCGGGTGCTATTACGCCCAACCTGGTAGTGGGTTGGATGAACAGCAGGCATCCGATGAAAATTTCGGAGAGAACGGGAGTGGCTTATAACCCTGCACATGTGCAACACCAGGTGCGTGTGGTGAACAAGTTAGATAAAGGGCTGGTGTTTGGTGTACTGGATGTGGAACGTAATGAAGTGGTGTGGCTGGAAATGCCGTTTGATGGTCCGATTGTTCAGTGTATGGATACCAACGGGGTAACCTTGTTGTTGAGAAAGCTGGCCGCTAAAACTACCATAGGACAGCTGTTAACTATGAAAGCAGCAGCGCAGCAACTGGCTTTGGCCAATGCAGCTGAGGAGGCCGATGAAGTGTATTCGAAAGAATGGGCATTTAATACGGCAGCGGTAACGCAATTGTTAATTGATTAA
- a CDS encoding nucleotidyltransferase domain-containing protein: MRNRIEQKLKDIEREYQVKILYSCESGSRAWQFPSPDSDFDVRFIYVHNRNAYWSIAEKEDHISLPIVDELDIYGWDLRKVLQLMRKSNATPFEWMQSPIVYKEKEGFLDGLHNLAPDYLDVRVSACHYMGMVRKLTGEEMTGAPLTIKALFYIIRSLLSAKWNLDTRGIAPLTIDDLLCILPEALQQHVKELVLFKATAKEKQEVAASDLLKNYINATIAECNAAISGLEKRNTSVDKLDAFFIKTLQEYDYSGIER; the protein is encoded by the coding sequence ATGAGAAATAGAATAGAACAAAAACTGAAAGATATAGAGCGGGAGTACCAGGTGAAAATACTGTACTCCTGCGAATCGGGAAGCAGGGCGTGGCAGTTTCCTTCACCCGATAGCGATTTTGATGTACGGTTTATATATGTACATAACAGGAACGCGTATTGGTCTATAGCAGAAAAAGAAGATCATATCAGTTTACCTATAGTAGATGAACTGGATATATATGGCTGGGATTTGAGGAAGGTATTGCAGTTGATGCGAAAGTCGAATGCCACTCCTTTTGAATGGATGCAGTCGCCTATAGTATATAAAGAGAAGGAAGGTTTTTTAGATGGGTTGCACAATCTGGCTCCTGATTATTTGGATGTGCGGGTGAGTGCGTGCCATTATATGGGCATGGTAAGAAAGCTTACCGGTGAAGAAATGACCGGTGCGCCCCTTACGATAAAGGCATTGTTTTATATCATAAGGTCGTTGTTGTCGGCAAAATGGAACCTTGATACAAGGGGGATAGCACCGTTGACTATTGATGATCTGTTGTGTATCTTGCCGGAAGCTTTGCAACAGCATGTGAAAGAGCTGGTATTGTTTAAGGCCACCGCTAAAGAAAAACAGGAGGTAGCTGCAAGTGATCTGTTGAAAAACTATATCAATGCTACTATCGCGGAATGCAACGCAGCTATCAGCGGACTGGAAAAGAGAAACACAAGTGTAGACAAACTGGATGCGTTCTTTATAAAAACACTACAGGAATATGACTATTCAGGAATTGAAAGATAA
- a CDS encoding nucleotidyltransferase domain-containing protein: MTIQELKDKGLLLLECVSGSRAYGLATAQSDTDIRGVYYWPKEKFYGLDYIDQVSNSTNDEVYYELGKFMALLLKNNPNILELLAAPDNCVLYRHPLMQQLSPDLFLSALCKETFGNYALTQIKKARGLNKKMMRPVEKERKGVLDFCYVMQGQDAIALPAWLIAQGWQQERCGLAAMSHAKGLYALYYDVDNTLKYRGIVSSELANEVCLSSIPKGEKIVAYLHCNIDGYSMYCKEYREYWEWMEKRNEDRYQSNQAHGGEYDAKNMMHTIRLLQVAEEIARTGTLVVKRPNREELLAIKSGAYSYEQLLQMAEDLQEKLVIAYRDTALQQTPDKDKIENILVAMRDKLYS; the protein is encoded by the coding sequence ATGACTATTCAGGAATTGAAAGATAAAGGGTTATTGTTGCTGGAATGTGTAAGCGGTAGCAGGGCTTACGGGCTGGCTACTGCACAGTCTGATACCGATATCAGGGGTGTTTATTATTGGCCTAAAGAAAAGTTTTATGGGCTGGATTATATTGACCAGGTAAGTAACAGCACCAATGATGAGGTATACTACGAATTGGGAAAGTTTATGGCCCTGCTTCTAAAAAACAACCCTAACATACTGGAACTGCTGGCCGCGCCGGATAACTGTGTTTTATACAGGCACCCGCTAATGCAGCAATTGTCGCCTGACCTGTTTTTATCTGCTTTGTGCAAGGAAACTTTTGGCAACTATGCACTTACACAGATAAAGAAAGCCAGGGGGCTGAATAAAAAAATGATGCGGCCGGTAGAGAAAGAGCGCAAAGGGGTATTGGATTTTTGCTATGTGATGCAAGGGCAGGATGCCATTGCTTTACCTGCCTGGCTTATAGCGCAGGGATGGCAACAGGAGCGCTGCGGGCTGGCAGCTATGTCACATGCAAAAGGATTGTATGCTTTGTATTACGATGTCGATAACACCCTGAAATATCGCGGTATAGTAAGCAGTGAACTGGCAAATGAAGTTTGTTTGTCTTCTATTCCGAAAGGGGAAAAGATAGTCGCTTATCTTCATTGTAATATAGATGGCTACTCTATGTATTGCAAAGAATACCGCGAATACTGGGAGTGGATGGAGAAACGCAATGAAGATCGTTATCAGAGTAACCAGGCACATGGCGGGGAGTATGATGCTAAAAACATGATGCACACGATACGACTGTTGCAGGTGGCAGAGGAAATAGCAAGAACAGGAACGCTGGTGGTAAAACGCCCGAACAGGGAGGAGTTGCTGGCTATTAAATCGGGCGCTTACAGTTATGAGCAACTGTTGCAAATGGCAGAAGACTTACAGGAAAAGCTGGTAATAGCCTACAGGGATACCGCTTTGCAGCAAACACCTGATAAAGACAAGATTGAAAACATATTAGTGGCTATGCGTGATAAACTATATAGCTAA
- a CDS encoding RtcB family protein, with the protein MKTEINGDDLLAIGYTEGRVLGEALKAAAALPDITREELLALLTKVKQYPENFLDDEHMESLATALIEELNKPVDTTIALIEEKREYAVYGADYIEEGAGKQMAIAMQLPVTVAGALMPDAHQGYGLPIGGVLATRNAIIPYGVGVDIGCRMALSVFDIPAEHFYENEAIYKRELIAHTKFGAGHGFHGRYKADHAVLDRSEFNITPFVKNLQDKAASQLGSSGGGNHFVEWGIIEFEQRDEVLNIEKGKYLALLSHSGSRGLGATIAGYYTRLAKDICRLPKEAANLAYLDMASEAGQEYWLAMNLAGDYASACHEVIHNKLTAAVGARVLAKVENHHNFAWKEQWHGEEVIVHRKGATPAGKDVMGIIPGSMTAPGFLVRGKGNEDAINSASHGAGRQLSRTKAIQQISQQDMKAVLKEHGVTLIGAGLDEAPMAYKDIHKVMAAQHDLVDVVARFEPKMVRMADDGSKED; encoded by the coding sequence ATGAAAACAGAGATAAACGGAGATGATTTACTGGCCATTGGTTATACCGAAGGCCGTGTGTTGGGGGAAGCCTTGAAAGCGGCGGCAGCATTGCCGGATATAACACGGGAAGAATTGCTGGCATTGCTAACGAAGGTGAAACAGTATCCGGAGAACTTTTTGGATGACGAGCATATGGAGTCATTAGCTACAGCCCTGATTGAAGAATTGAATAAGCCGGTAGATACTACTATTGCCCTGATAGAAGAAAAAAGAGAATATGCCGTATATGGTGCGGATTATATAGAGGAAGGCGCAGGTAAGCAAATGGCAATAGCGATGCAATTGCCCGTTACGGTGGCAGGGGCATTAATGCCTGATGCGCACCAGGGATATGGCTTACCTATAGGTGGTGTGCTGGCTACCCGTAACGCTATTATTCCTTATGGCGTGGGTGTGGATATCGGTTGTAGAATGGCGTTATCGGTATTTGATATCCCGGCAGAACATTTCTATGAGAACGAAGCTATTTATAAACGTGAACTGATAGCGCATACCAAGTTTGGTGCGGGACATGGTTTTCATGGCCGTTATAAAGCTGACCATGCGGTATTAGACCGGAGCGAATTCAATATTACCCCGTTTGTTAAAAATCTGCAGGATAAAGCTGCATCACAACTGGGATCTTCGGGGGGAGGTAACCACTTTGTGGAATGGGGTATTATTGAATTTGAACAGCGTGACGAAGTATTGAATATAGAAAAGGGTAAATACCTGGCTTTGTTATCGCATTCCGGATCGAGAGGTTTGGGGGCTACTATAGCAGGATATTATACCAGGCTGGCAAAAGATATTTGCCGTTTACCTAAAGAGGCTGCTAACCTGGCCTACCTGGATATGGCATCAGAAGCCGGGCAGGAATACTGGCTGGCTATGAACCTGGCAGGCGATTATGCTTCGGCATGTCACGAAGTAATTCATAATAAGTTAACCGCGGCCGTAGGGGCGCGTGTATTAGCCAAGGTGGAAAACCACCATAACTTTGCCTGGAAAGAGCAATGGCATGGTGAAGAAGTGATTGTGCATAGAAAAGGAGCCACGCCAGCCGGTAAAGATGTGATGGGTATTATTCCGGGTAGCATGACAGCGCCAGGCTTCCTGGTAAGAGGTAAAGGGAATGAAGATGCTATTAACTCCGCTTCGCATGGTGCCGGACGCCAGTTAAGCCGTACCAAGGCTATTCAGCAGATATCGCAGCAGGATATGAAGGCGGTGTTGAAAGAGCATGGTGTTACCTTAATCGGGGCCGGTTTGGATGAAGCGCCTATGGCGTATAAGGATATTCATAAAGTAATGGCTGCCCAGCATGACCTGGTAGATGTTGTTGCCCGTTTTGAACCTAAAATGGTGCGTATGGCAGATGATGGCAGCAAAGAAGATTAA
- a CDS encoding response regulator, with product MQFLGHLNRLILLAEDDSDDQELLESAFGEIDPSWQVVCIPNGRKFVSYLDTIQDKDLPALLVLDYNIPELTGVEVVKELNNHSRYQEIPKIIWSTSSSPVFKAMSMELGAADYITKPNDVASFLTIAKYMLSFVKA from the coding sequence ATGCAATTTTTAGGCCATTTAAACAGGCTGATTTTGTTGGCTGAGGACGACAGTGACGATCAGGAACTATTAGAAAGCGCGTTTGGAGAAATTGATCCGTCGTGGCAGGTTGTATGTATACCTAATGGAAGAAAGTTTGTGTCGTACTTAGACACTATACAGGATAAAGACCTTCCCGCTTTGCTGGTGCTGGACTATAATATCCCGGAATTAACAGGAGTGGAAGTTGTAAAGGAACTGAATAATCATTCCCGCTACCAGGAGATACCCAAAATTATATGGAGCACTTCCAGCTCACCGGTATTTAAAGCCATGAGTATGGAACTAGGTGCAGCTGATTATATTACCAAACCCAATGATGTAGCTTCTTTCTTAACTATAGCTAAGTATATGCTCTCGTTTGTAAAAGCATAA